The genomic DNA TTTCCGGAGGGATGGTTGTGGATGCAGATGATCGCAGCCGCCCTGTCGGTTATCGCATCGGCAAAGACTTCCCGTGGATGGACAAGGCTGTGATTTAATAGTCCCATTGTAATGGTACGGGTGCAAATAACTTCTGAAGCGCCATTCAGGGTGGTAACGAGGAAATGTTCCTGTGATTTTCCGGAAAGGTCAGTCACCTCAGATATCTTCAGGATATGATCCGGCTCGGTTATCCGGATCCGTTCCTTTTCTGCAGGGGTCCCGTACCGGTTGGCAAGTTCGAAACAGGCCATGAGCACCGCTGCTTTTGTCGGTCCAATGCCATTTATCCTAAGAAGTGTATCATAGGACGGAAGGTTGTCTTTCTTTAGAAGATCCGCAACCTGGCTGGAGATGGTGAGGATATCATTATTTTTCGTTCCTTTTCCCAGGATTGCTGCGATTAGTTCACTATCTTTCAGGGCAGATGCCCCTTTCTTTTCAATCTTCTCCCTGGGGCGGTCAAGGGGATCAATATCAGTTATCCGCTTGGCAGGCATATCTGTGCCCTCATTTGTTATCCGGAGTGAATGATGAGATTACTGATCCGATCCTCTCGAAACACTTATCCACATGGATCTCGATCTTATCAGTATGGCAACCAAAGATAACCTAATGGAAGGGTTTGCAGGGGAGTCCCAGGCAAACAGAAAATATGCGTCATTTTCAGATAAGGCAGCCGAAGAAGGGTTTACAAAAGTTGCAACACTCTTTAAGGCTGCATCACTTGCAGAAGAGATACATGCACGCCGCCACCTGCAGGTATATGGAATCCCTGGAACCCTGGAGAACCTGTCCGCAGCAATTGAAGGTGAGACTGAAGAATTTACCCATATGTACCCTGAGTTTATCAAGCAGTCCCAGGCAGAGGGAAATGAGGATGCCACAAGGTCATTCACCTTTGCCATGAAGGCAGAACAGGTCCATGCAGGACTTTATGAAAAGGCACGTGCAGCAGTAAAGGCAGGAAAGGATCTGGAAGTTTCCAAGATATTCCTCTGCCCCGTCTGTGGCAATGTTGTGCTGGAATCAGCTCCTGGTGCTTGTCCTATCTGTGGTGTTCCAGGGAAAAAGTTTCAGGAAGTAACCCTCTGATCCTGCAGCCCTGATTCGCAAAGCCAGCACAAAATCATAACATTTTTATAAGCCTGCTTATGCAAGGCATATTACTAAATAGGCGTCAATAACCACACTATACTCATTATCCATGGACCGGTATTCACCAGAGCTCGAACGTGTCAAGCACTTATTACGTCAATCTCCCCGTGGGATGACAGTCATTGAATTGTCACGTGCATTGAATATCAACCGAAACTCCATGGCGAAATATCTCGACGTTCTGGTCATATCAGGGGACGTGGAATTTGACCGGATAGGGCCTGCGAAACATTTTTTCCTCTCGCAGAGGATGCCACTGTATGAGATGCTTAGTGTGACGTCTGACTGCATTCTCATCCTGGATGCATACAATGTTGTCACCTTCGCAAATACTGCATTCTTTGAAGCGGAAGGGTTGGGACCGGAGACCATCATCGGAAAGAAGATCTTCACCCTGAATCTGAAGATGGTCAGTGATGATATATTAAACGGGCTTGAAAGTGCAGGACCTGGAATAACCCTGCAGAAAGAGCTGATCATCAATGCAGACTCAAATATCAGGATTTTTAATGTAAAGATGATCGGAACCGTCCTGCATGGCGGCATACACGGGATAACTCTTTTTTATGAAGATATTACAAAGAAAAGACTCTGTCAGGAGCGCCTGAAATCCAGTGAAAAACTCTACCGGGCCGTAGTTGAAGACCAGACAGAGTTTATTATCCGTTATCTCCCGGACAGGACCGTCA from Methanospirillum hungatei JF-1 includes the following:
- a CDS encoding rubrerythrin family protein: MDLDLISMATKDNLMEGFAGESQANRKYASFSDKAAEEGFTKVATLFKAASLAEEIHARRHLQVYGIPGTLENLSAAIEGETEEFTHMYPEFIKQSQAEGNEDATRSFTFAMKAEQVHAGLYEKARAAVKAGKDLEVSKIFLCPVCGNVVLESAPGACPICGVPGKKFQEVTL
- the radC gene encoding RadC family protein, yielding MPAKRITDIDPLDRPREKIEKKGASALKDSELIAAILGKGTKNNDILTISSQVADLLKKDNLPSYDTLLRINGIGPTKAAVLMACFELANRYGTPAEKERIRITEPDHILKISEVTDLSGKSQEHFLVTTLNGASEVICTRTITMGLLNHSLVHPREVFADAITDRAAAIICIHNHPSGNPEPSSEDITVTRQLSEAGKILGISLLDHLIYTKGKVTSLRSLGYL